One genomic segment of Methanobacterium spitsbergense includes these proteins:
- a CDS encoding metal-dependent hydrolase, with product MNITWLGHSAFHITTDENLRILIDPFISNNPTSPVTVEELYADVILVSHGHGDHFGDTMEIANRTGAIIVCNHELSIYLSKLGFETLGMNIGGSAKIQDIKITMVNSLHSSDMDFIEEVDAGGSSAGFILELENGRKIYHAGDTGIFSDMRYVISHIYQPDIAMLPIGDRYTMGPFEAAIAAEWINPEIIIPMHYNTYPAIEQNPLEYSDMVRKSNKNVEVIILNPGDSYKE from the coding sequence ATGAATATTACCTGGCTGGGACATTCAGCATTTCATATAACAACCGATGAAAATCTTAGAATTCTAATTGACCCTTTTATTAGCAACAATCCAACATCCCCTGTCACAGTCGAAGAACTTTATGCAGATGTTATATTAGTATCACATGGTCATGGGGATCATTTTGGAGATACAATGGAAATTGCCAATAGAACAGGAGCAATTATAGTCTGCAATCATGAACTTTCTATCTACCTCTCCAAATTGGGTTTTGAAACATTAGGAATGAACATAGGTGGATCAGCAAAAATTCAGGATATTAAAATTACAATGGTCAATTCACTACACTCCTCTGATATGGATTTTATTGAGGAGGTTGATGCAGGTGGAAGTTCAGCGGGTTTTATATTGGAACTGGAAAATGGAAGGAAAATATATCATGCAGGAGACACAGGAATATTTTCAGATATGCGATATGTGATTAGCCATATATATCAACCAGATATCGCAATGTTGCCTATTGGAGATCGTTATACAATGGGTCCATTTGAGGCAGCTATAGCTGCAGAATGGATTAATCCAGAGATAATTATTCCAATGCACTACAACACATACCCCGCAATAGAACAAAACCCACTGGAATATTCGGATATGGTTAGAAAGTCAAATAAAAATGTTGAAGTTATAATATTAAATCCTGGTGATAGTTACAAGGAGTGA
- a CDS encoding Era-like GTP-binding protein — protein sequence MRKFFRRSFFKNIFNKLIGKDKKLKIGLYGHPNSGKTTLANTMTNDWIGKPLGLVSEIPHETRRVYRQERVQIEYDGVELDFDIVDTPGIATKIDYKNFLEYGLSEEEAKERAKEATKGIIEAIKWLDDVTGVLLVVDATQDPLTQANITIMGNLEARKIPFVIVANKIDLPEASSERITSVFPQHTVVPISALHGENTADLYQAMVDKFN from the coding sequence ATGCGGAAATTCTTCAGACGTAGCTTTTTTAAAAACATCTTCAACAAGCTTATTGGCAAGGATAAAAAACTTAAAATAGGTTTGTACGGACACCCCAATTCGGGTAAAACAACACTAGCAAATACAATGACAAATGATTGGATTGGTAAACCATTAGGCCTTGTATCCGAGATTCCTCATGAAACTAGACGTGTTTACAGACAAGAACGTGTTCAAATTGAATATGATGGAGTAGAACTAGACTTTGATATTGTTGACACTCCAGGAATAGCAACTAAGATAGACTATAAAAATTTCCTAGAATATGGTTTATCAGAAGAAGAAGCAAAAGAAAGAGCAAAAGAAGCAACTAAAGGAATTATTGAAGCTATAAAATGGTTAGATGATGTTACAGGTGTGCTTTTGGTTGTAGACGCCACACAAGATCCATTAACTCAAGCAAATATTACAATAATGGGCAATCTTGAAGCACGTAAAATACCATTTGTTATTGTAGCCAATAAAATCGACCTTCCTGAAGCTTCCTCTGAGAGAATCACTTCTGTTTTTCCACAACACACAGTTGTACCTATTTCAGCATTACACGGAGAGAATACAGCCGATCTTTATCAGGCAATGGTTGATAAATTTAATTAA
- a CDS encoding DUF2073 domain-containing protein has protein sequence MDNTEPNALKMDFLSSDALKTRTSMEKISMIVDKVKNGDLVVIEGGLTPGEEAELIETTMREIDVENFMGIDIYTLEKDKSSFFGLSKKKTIGITIIGPANVMKAVKKRSNFLSMIANLGDSGASLH, from the coding sequence ATGGATAATACAGAACCAAATGCTCTAAAAATGGATTTTCTATCCTCGGATGCACTAAAAACCCGAACAAGTATGGAAAAGATTTCCATGATCGTTGATAAGGTTAAAAACGGTGATCTGGTAGTTATAGAGGGTGGTCTCACTCCTGGAGAAGAGGCAGAACTTATTGAAACTACAATGCGTGAAATTGATGTTGAAAATTTCATGGGAATTGATATATACACTCTAGAAAAGGACAAATCTTCATTTTTTGGGCTTTCAAAAAAGAAAACTATAGGAATAACAATTATTGGTCCTGCAAATGTAATGAAGGCAGTCAAGAAGAGATCAAACTTCCTGTCCATGATTGCCAACCTGGGTGATTCAGGTGCATCGCTGCATTAA
- a CDS encoding Zn-ribbon domain-containing protein codes for MHRCIKCGSEFTINSEEVILKGCPECGSKFFEFHQKGKKPEIQEIKGDSIETIMIKEHGIYELNLPSLLEDDSIIISDQEGMYVIDINFLLKKQMKDKEKM; via the coding sequence GTGCATCGCTGCATTAAATGTGGATCAGAGTTTACAATAAACTCAGAGGAAGTAATTCTTAAAGGATGTCCTGAGTGTGGTAGTAAATTCTTTGAATTCCATCAAAAGGGAAAAAAACCAGAAATACAAGAGATTAAGGGAGACTCAATCGAAACCATAATGATAAAAGAACATGGTATATATGAGCTAAATTTACCTTCTTTATTAGAGGATGACTCTATAATTATTTCTGATCAAGAAGGAATGTATGTTATAGACATTAATTTTCTTCTAAAAAAACAGATGAAAGATAAAGAGAAGATGTAA
- the rqcH gene encoding ribosome rescue protein RqcH — MKAMSNVDIYAICKELGDLLKDARVQKAYQPTKDTVLIRFHVPSKGRVDVIFQAGLRVHTTQYPPQNPKVPPNFPMLLRKYIKGGRVTGVSQHNFDRIMRIDIQKEHKFSLVIELFAKGNIILLDEDDQIILPLKRKLWQDRKISSKEEYKYPPERGINPLEIKKDQLKEIFQNSDRDIIRTLAGNGLGGLYAEEIILRSNVDKKKMASEVTDDEINALHSALNDVFKPIKTYDFKPQIVSGKKDDVLPLDLQMYSEYEKKRYETFNEASDEFYSSIVGEDIVQVHNEVWSGEVGKFEKRLAIQLATLEKFNKTVKDSKIKGEAIYSNYQNIQNIINIINEAREKHSWLEIISIIKKAKKAKTEGLEIIESIDKMGVLTLNLDGIIVNIDTGLGIPENAEVYYNKGKKAKKKIRGVNIAIAKTEEEIKKAKGKREIEMEKVLVPQKRVKKDLKWYEKLRWFLTSDGLMVIGGRDATTNEMVVKKHMENRDIYFHSDIHGAASIILKAGKDEIPESSINQAAAFAACFSSAWAKGLGSADVYWVHPEQVSKTPQSGEFVTKGAFIIRGSRNYIRGLPLTLAIGKVDYEGERIMAGPPEAVSKYTENFASIKPGYTKKEEIAMQIKNKIDTDKMFIIEDVVRVLPSGKCDFVDKKGSKRKRR; from the coding sequence ATGAAAGCCATGTCCAACGTTGATATTTACGCAATTTGCAAAGAATTAGGAGATCTGTTAAAGGATGCTAGGGTTCAAAAGGCATACCAACCAACCAAAGATACTGTACTTATACGGTTCCATGTGCCTTCTAAAGGCCGTGTTGATGTGATCTTTCAGGCTGGTTTAAGGGTACATACGACCCAATATCCTCCACAAAATCCCAAAGTTCCACCAAACTTCCCTATGCTTCTGAGAAAGTATATTAAAGGAGGCCGTGTAACTGGAGTGAGTCAACACAACTTTGATAGGATTATGCGGATCGATATCCAGAAGGAGCATAAATTTTCATTGGTTATAGAACTCTTTGCTAAGGGTAATATAATACTTTTGGATGAAGATGATCAGATCATTCTACCTCTGAAAAGAAAATTATGGCAGGATAGAAAGATATCTTCAAAGGAGGAATACAAATATCCGCCTGAAAGGGGTATTAATCCACTTGAAATTAAAAAAGATCAATTAAAAGAAATATTCCAGAATTCTGATAGAGATATAATTAGAACTCTTGCTGGAAATGGTCTTGGAGGATTATATGCCGAAGAGATAATATTGAGATCCAATGTTGATAAAAAGAAAATGGCTAGTGAAGTAACTGATGATGAAATTAATGCACTGCACAGCGCTTTAAATGATGTTTTCAAACCCATTAAAACATATGATTTCAAACCACAGATAGTATCTGGAAAAAAAGACGATGTTTTACCTCTTGATCTTCAGATGTATTCAGAATATGAGAAAAAAAGATACGAAACCTTCAATGAAGCTTCTGATGAATTCTACAGTAGTATAGTTGGTGAAGATATTGTACAGGTACACAATGAAGTATGGTCTGGAGAAGTTGGTAAATTTGAGAAAAGACTAGCAATACAGTTGGCAACTCTTGAAAAATTCAATAAAACTGTAAAAGATTCTAAGATAAAGGGCGAAGCAATATATTCCAATTATCAAAATATACAAAATATTATAAATATTATAAATGAGGCTAGAGAGAAACATTCATGGCTTGAAATCATTTCAATCATAAAAAAAGCTAAAAAAGCTAAAACTGAAGGATTGGAAATCATTGAATCAATAGATAAAATGGGCGTTTTAACATTAAACCTTGATGGAATCATAGTTAATATTGATACCGGGTTAGGCATTCCTGAAAATGCAGAAGTATATTATAATAAAGGTAAAAAAGCTAAAAAGAAAATTAGAGGAGTTAATATTGCTATTGCTAAGACTGAAGAGGAAATTAAAAAAGCAAAAGGTAAGCGAGAAATAGAAATGGAAAAGGTTTTAGTGCCTCAGAAACGGGTTAAAAAGGATCTTAAATGGTATGAAAAGCTAAGATGGTTTTTAACATCTGATGGTTTGATGGTTATTGGTGGCAGGGATGCAACAACCAATGAAATGGTTGTTAAGAAACATATGGAAAACCGTGATATCTATTTCCATTCAGATATACATGGTGCTGCATCCATTATTCTTAAGGCAGGTAAAGATGAAATTCCAGAATCAAGTATTAACCAAGCTGCTGCATTTGCAGCATGTTTCTCTAGTGCCTGGGCTAAAGGCTTAGGTTCTGCTGATGTTTACTGGGTTCATCCCGAACAGGTATCAAAAACACCACAATCAGGTGAATTTGTTACTAAAGGGGCCTTCATAATACGAGGATCACGAAACTATATCCGAGGACTTCCACTAACACTAGCAATTGGTAAAGTAGATTACGAAGGAGAAAGAATAATGGCCGGACCTCCGGAAGCAGTATCTAAATACACTGAAAATTTTGCATCTATTAAACCGGGTTATACTAAAAAAGAAGAAATAGCAATGCAGATAAAAAATAAGATAGATACAGATAAAATGTTCATAATAGAAGATGTTGTCCGTGTTTTACCTTCTGGAAAATGTGATTTTGTAGATAAAAAGGGTTCCAAAAGAAAAAGGAGATAG
- a CDS encoding DUF5379 domain-containing protein, which yields MDVDAKVTIIHVIGGIIAAFLSFALTTGLISGINNEAIAILIALVILYISGQVSERIFGKEAVGGFKGWLWSGIVPFLFIWIVLWILLFNINPVPPITGI from the coding sequence ATGGATGTAGATGCTAAAGTAACGATCATACATGTAATTGGAGGAATAATAGCGGCTTTTTTATCGTTTGCATTAACAACTGGATTAATAAGTGGAATTAACAATGAGGCCATTGCAATATTAATAGCCCTTGTGATTCTTTACATATCCGGACAGGTTTCCGAGAGAATATTTGGTAAAGAAGCTGTTGGTGGATTTAAAGGATGGCTTTGGAGTGGAATTGTACCGTTTCTATTCATATGGATAGTATTATGGATTCTACTTTTTAACATCAACCCTGTGCCGCCAATTACTGGGATATAA
- a CDS encoding DUF2070 family protein yields MASSDRIMGLSKYIVTLPGSTFSVASMVFLSFVLGAIVSALEPSTNYSLLYSIIYGGAAGFLIFGLTSIMSGAVTQPMINTLEGRHMKMKQSMFLSLLSMLIVGFVYFIGSLISSFTIYSYTIDALVYGCVIIFAIRILVLWGTSNINFFKSLPAAAAQPALILSMVIVIVSLTSITTNIGYFSILALLIKIVIASLILVVAIYSFVVIIESPMKRNLGVGGLELLSLFLAHVTEGSNSLEGLFEDMGEPIDTIIGIMAFKGKNGLKALFLSPSVHPGPIGNIGGGNMPTQLANKFEPFTMVSHGPSTHDFNPVSSKEISKIEKVVRDTLESLEYSNKAGKFSRVQSGNAKIGAQYFDNNLVLLATMAPEGFDDMDFGVGLALINLAKAKTGAKNVILVECHNAFKGDGGRILPGNKEVFELMDAVEKLQSPEKQNNIKVGCAYDPMDDVSKDEGVGESGVKVMVLEVDNQKTGYILLDSNNMIIGFRERILKHLKDIGLDEAEILTSDTHFVNALSGGHNPVGTKKQDLILEHIIKSTEDAMKDLEDVTVACDVSRIKDLKTLGPTHATELVTTISSIVAVSKIFAPLIFIIAFLSAFIWIFYWAL; encoded by the coding sequence ATGGCAAGTTCTGACAGAATAATGGGTTTAAGCAAATACATTGTTACCCTTCCCGGCTCAACCTTTTCAGTTGCAAGTATGGTCTTTTTAAGTTTTGTTTTAGGTGCAATTGTCTCTGCATTGGAACCAAGTACCAATTATTCACTTTTATATAGTATTATATATGGAGGCGCTGCAGGATTTCTTATATTTGGTTTAACATCCATAATGAGTGGTGCTGTAACCCAACCTATGATCAACACCCTTGAAGGTAGACATATGAAGATGAAACAATCCATGTTTCTTTCACTTCTATCTATGTTGATAGTTGGTTTTGTTTACTTTATTGGAAGTCTAATCTCATCATTTACAATTTACAGTTATACCATCGACGCCCTTGTCTATGGATGTGTTATTATATTTGCAATAAGAATCCTAGTATTATGGGGAACATCCAATATCAACTTTTTTAAATCATTACCAGCTGCAGCAGCCCAACCTGCGCTAATATTAAGTATGGTAATTGTAATTGTATCATTAACCAGCATCACAACGAATATTGGATACTTCAGTATACTTGCATTACTGATAAAAATTGTTATCGCTTCCTTAATTCTTGTGGTTGCCATATATTCATTTGTTGTGATAATAGAATCCCCAATGAAAAGAAATCTGGGAGTTGGAGGTTTGGAACTCTTAAGCCTATTTTTAGCCCATGTTACAGAAGGTTCAAATTCTCTTGAAGGACTTTTTGAAGATATGGGAGAACCTATAGATACTATAATCGGGATAATGGCCTTCAAAGGTAAAAATGGATTGAAAGCACTCTTTTTAAGTCCAAGTGTGCATCCCGGACCAATAGGAAACATAGGCGGAGGCAACATGCCCACGCAACTAGCAAATAAATTTGAACCATTTACAATGGTATCTCACGGCCCTTCTACACACGATTTCAACCCCGTATCATCAAAGGAAATATCTAAGATAGAAAAAGTAGTCAGAGACACTTTAGAATCTTTGGAATATTCTAATAAAGCAGGTAAATTCTCAAGGGTTCAAAGCGGAAATGCAAAAATAGGTGCCCAATACTTTGATAACAATTTGGTACTACTTGCTACCATGGCTCCTGAAGGATTTGATGATATGGACTTTGGTGTTGGTCTTGCACTAATAAACCTTGCTAAAGCAAAAACAGGGGCAAAAAATGTGATATTAGTAGAATGTCATAACGCATTTAAAGGTGATGGTGGCAGGATACTACCAGGTAACAAAGAAGTTTTTGAGCTTATGGATGCTGTGGAAAAACTCCAATCACCTGAAAAGCAAAATAATATCAAAGTTGGATGTGCATATGACCCAATGGATGATGTGAGCAAAGACGAAGGTGTGGGAGAAAGTGGAGTTAAAGTAATGGTATTGGAAGTTGATAATCAGAAAACAGGTTATATCCTGCTTGATTCCAACAATATGATAATTGGATTTAGGGAAAGAATTCTGAAACATTTAAAGGATATTGGTCTTGATGAAGCTGAAATTCTCACATCTGACACACACTTTGTAAATGCTCTTTCAGGCGGTCACAATCCTGTTGGAACTAAAAAACAAGATTTGATACTTGAGCATATAATAAAATCTACAGAAGATGCAATGAAAGACCTTGAAGATGTTACAGTTGCTTGTGATGTTTCGAGGATAAAAGATTTAAAAACTCTTGGACCAACACATGCAACAGAACTTGTAACAACTATAAGTTCCATAGTAGCTGTAAGCAAAATATTTGCACCGCTCATATTTATAATCGCATTTTTATCTGCTTTTATATGGATATTTTACTGGGCGCTCTAA
- a CDS encoding FumA C-terminus/TtdB family hydratase beta subunit, with the protein MNVKLETPISSEETANLRIGDIVYISGTIYTARDSAHKRMVEKGSPIDIKDSIIFHAGPIIKKTDDKYDMIAVGPTTSTRMNPYEHKILDMGAGLIVGKGGMDEETSKALVRNKKAYLSAVGGCAALYVKSVVKVNSVHWLDLGVPEAVWELEVKEFGPLIVTMDSTGGNLYDEVKKRVSN; encoded by the coding sequence ATGAATGTGAAACTTGAAACCCCAATTTCATCAGAGGAAACAGCAAATTTAAGGATTGGAGATATTGTTTACATCTCAGGAACCATTTATACTGCAAGAGACAGTGCTCATAAAAGAATGGTTGAAAAAGGATCTCCAATTGATATTAAAGATTCTATTATTTTTCATGCAGGTCCCATAATAAAAAAAACAGATGATAAATACGATATGATTGCTGTTGGCCCTACAACAAGCACTAGGATGAATCCATATGAACATAAAATCTTAGACATGGGTGCAGGGCTTATTGTTGGAAAGGGTGGTATGGATGAAGAGACTTCAAAGGCTCTGGTTAGAAATAAAAAAGCTTACCTATCAGCAGTTGGTGGATGTGCAGCACTATATGTTAAATCAGTGGTGAAGGTTAACAGTGTTCACTGGCTTGATCTTGGTGTTCCTGAAGCAGTTTGGGAACTGGAAGTCAAAGAATTTGGACCATTAATTGTTACAATGGATTCAACAGGGGGAAACCTCTATGACGAAGTTAAAAAACGAGTATCAAATTAA
- a CDS encoding DUF6282 family protein, which translates to MTKLKNEYQIKEFSDEDYPLKNLSDTHIHTSPDIKPRLQTDIEAVLSAKNEKMHSIVLKSHLEPTSGRAIIASEVASFPVFGGVVLNNSVGGLNPAAVKASAEIGGRFVWFPTVSYPTMEMDWVKIEEILHVVAENNMVIGTGHMKPSDIFSLIDMAKTLGIWKIIVNHPLTGVVGATIDEQVEMASYAYLEHCFVACMEMHDNLDPMIIGDSIKEIGAKRCLMATDFGQIHNTLPVNGLKMFINTMFEYDISMNEIKLMCGINPKKLILG; encoded by the coding sequence ATGACGAAGTTAAAAAACGAGTATCAAATTAAGGAATTTTCTGATGAAGACTATCCACTGAAGAACCTTTCAGATACACATATTCATACAAGTCCAGATATTAAACCCAGATTACAAACAGATATTGAAGCTGTTTTGAGTGCTAAAAATGAGAAAATGCATTCAATAGTTTTAAAATCTCATCTAGAACCAACATCAGGTAGGGCAATAATTGCTTCTGAAGTGGCTAGCTTTCCAGTTTTTGGGGGTGTGGTACTCAATAATAGTGTTGGAGGATTAAATCCCGCAGCTGTCAAAGCTTCCGCTGAAATTGGAGGTAGATTTGTTTGGTTTCCAACAGTTTCATATCCAACCATGGAAATGGATTGGGTTAAGATTGAAGAGATATTGCATGTAGTTGCTGAAAATAACATGGTTATTGGAACGGGACATATGAAACCATCAGATATATTTAGTTTGATAGATATGGCTAAGACCCTTGGAATTTGGAAAATAATTGTTAATCATCCATTAACTGGAGTAGTTGGTGCAACTATAGATGAACAAGTGGAAATGGCTAGTTATGCTTATTTAGAACACTGTTTTGTTGCTTGTATGGAGATGCACGATAACCTCGATCCAATGATAATTGGAGATTCAATAAAAGAAATTGGTGCAAAGAGATGTTTAATGGCTACAGATTTTGGTCAAATCCATAACACTCTTCCTGTTAATGGTTTGAAGATGTTTATTAATACCATGTTTGAATATGATATTTCAATGAATGAGATTAAATTAATGTGTGGTATAAATCCCAAGAAACTTATACTGGGCTAA
- a CDS encoding methanogen output domain 1-containing protein → MFLVPEEKILVIEDENITALEIQTKLEGWGYEVVGLAGSGEEAIQISNEKGTDLILADIVLRGDMDGIDAVERISQRFDVPVIYLTAHADGDTFERAKLTRPSGYVIKPFDDTELKYSIEIALLRRDYQYKTKEFEEKERMSTVKDFMLSSTPALTSQIRIEDTASFLQEFAKFFEDNMKVKFKRELKVQHDFIDDPEYLRKVQSEYIAWMAHMFSNLGYSVETSADEFRVVECLWGPKIKDNKIYCLMCKAMAELALKWASIDGKIAHSYLLGPNPPRCKFSIEY, encoded by the coding sequence GTGTTTCTAGTTCCTGAAGAAAAAATTCTAGTAATTGAAGATGAGAATATTACTGCCCTTGAAATACAGACTAAGCTTGAAGGCTGGGGTTACGAAGTAGTAGGACTCGCAGGATCTGGAGAAGAAGCCATTCAGATATCAAATGAAAAAGGTACAGATCTTATTCTGGCAGATATCGTGTTAAGAGGAGATATGGATGGAATAGATGCTGTGGAACGTATTTCACAACGTTTTGATGTACCTGTTATATACCTGACTGCACATGCAGATGGAGATACTTTTGAAAGGGCCAAATTGACTAGACCCTCAGGTTATGTTATAAAACCTTTTGATGATACAGAACTTAAATACAGTATAGAAATAGCTCTTTTAAGAAGAGATTATCAATACAAAACCAAAGAATTTGAAGAAAAAGAACGCATGAGTACTGTAAAAGACTTCATGTTAAGTTCTACACCTGCACTCACATCTCAGATACGAATAGAAGATACAGCAAGTTTTTTACAAGAATTTGCCAAGTTTTTTGAGGATAATATGAAGGTAAAATTTAAGAGAGAACTTAAAGTTCAACATGATTTTATTGATGATCCTGAATATTTAAGAAAAGTTCAATCTGAATATATTGCATGGATGGCTCATATGTTTTCAAACTTAGGCTACAGTGTAGAAACAAGCGCAGATGAATTTAGAGTTGTCGAATGCTTGTGGGGTCCAAAGATAAAGGATAATAAAATATACTGCCTAATGTGTAAGGCAATGGCAGAACTCGCACTAAAATGGGCAAGTATAGATGGAAAAATTGCACATAGCTATCTTTTAGGTCCTAATCCTCCTAGATGTAAATTTTCAATTGAATATTAA
- a CDS encoding tetratricopeptide repeat protein: protein MPKHPGEWNNEGIAFFENGQYNEAIKCYDKTLEIDPNFVQALNNKGNVLRILKKYTEALDVFNKAISKDENNTELLVNLGAVYYDMEDYSSAIECYNKALTINPENTNALTNKGAAFANSGDLEAGMKCFNEALKINPLDVNARINRDKLRDFLVGRN, encoded by the coding sequence ATGCCCAAACATCCTGGAGAATGGAATAACGAAGGAATTGCCTTTTTTGAGAATGGCCAGTATAATGAAGCAATAAAATGCTATGATAAAACATTGGAAATTGATCCAAATTTTGTTCAAGCTCTTAACAACAAGGGAAATGTTTTAAGAATACTTAAAAAATATACAGAAGCTTTAGATGTATTTAATAAAGCTATTTCTAAGGATGAGAATAATACAGAACTCTTGGTTAATTTGGGGGCGGTATATTATGATATGGAAGATTATTCTTCTGCAATTGAATGTTATAACAAAGCACTAACCATAAATCCGGAAAATACCAATGCTCTTACTAACAAAGGAGCAGCATTTGCTAACTCTGGAGACCTAGAAGCGGGCATGAAATGCTTTAATGAAGCTTTAAAAATTAATCCTTTAGATGTTAATGCAAGAATAAATAGGGATAAGCTCCGAGATTTTTTAGTTGGTAGAAATTAA
- a CDS encoding cation diffusion facilitator family transporter, producing the protein MEKEKPILGYDKFLMMAILKEGPLSLEELWEKSMLFLSLIWYQQLPGKGQPLMERLFFKATRLRSELEEVRNDKSNHGAEIEMDKLIKKGWINLNKDDKYELTKEGLSQAKIFGEKIKKEAAMVDKELKPSTTAMNTTFLDAFLAFLKLGGGLISGSMGLIADGSDATMDTVEAILVWLGIKYHREKLSTLLVVAGLFIAAITVLFDSITHLLATFGGHAEPITMPYLVIAVEGVAILSAFFLFYYQRFVGKVTNSLTLISQSVDSKNHIFIGSSVIIGAIFAIYGVFFVDALIGLFVGAGIFRDAVSLLREAIFAERGGEEDYSKEYKLPLQECWEENRLIAFRNWILYLLWEDQQRTRKEIISSLHSTFHPDNYIPVLSELKATGSEPYDFDSKFKNLIKPLIEEELLIEEIEEYLLTEKGEEHLKNFINSFNNYDVRRSDALLLAMARDEKEDI; encoded by the coding sequence ATGGAAAAAGAAAAACCTATCTTAGGGTATGATAAATTTTTGATGATGGCCATTCTAAAGGAAGGCCCACTCAGTTTGGAGGAATTATGGGAAAAATCCATGTTATTTTTATCTTTGATCTGGTACCAGCAGTTACCTGGAAAAGGCCAGCCACTTATGGAAAGATTATTTTTCAAAGCTACTCGTTTACGCTCAGAACTGGAAGAAGTTAGAAATGATAAGTCTAATCATGGTGCTGAAATTGAAATGGATAAATTAATCAAAAAAGGTTGGATTAATCTAAATAAAGATGATAAATATGAATTAACCAAGGAAGGATTGAGTCAAGCTAAAATATTTGGAGAAAAGATAAAAAAAGAGGCGGCTATGGTAGATAAGGAATTAAAACCTTCCACCACAGCCATGAATACTACATTTTTAGATGCATTCCTTGCGTTTCTTAAACTTGGTGGTGGTTTAATAAGCGGTAGTATGGGTTTAATTGCCGATGGAAGTGATGCCACCATGGATACTGTCGAAGCTATCTTGGTTTGGCTGGGAATTAAATATCATCGAGAAAAATTAAGCACACTTCTAGTTGTAGCAGGATTATTTATTGCGGCCATTACAGTATTATTTGATTCCATCACCCATTTATTAGCGACATTTGGAGGACATGCAGAACCCATAACTATGCCATATCTAGTTATAGCTGTTGAAGGAGTGGCTATATTATCTGCGTTTTTCCTTTTTTATTACCAACGTTTCGTTGGGAAAGTCACCAATAGTTTAACTTTAATATCACAATCTGTTGATAGTAAAAATCATATTTTCATTGGTTCATCGGTTATTATAGGTGCTATTTTCGCAATTTATGGTGTTTTCTTTGTTGATGCTCTAATCGGATTATTCGTAGGGGCAGGTATATTTAGAGATGCTGTAAGTTTACTTCGAGAAGCTATATTTGCTGAGAGAGGCGGAGAAGAAGATTACTCTAAAGAGTACAAACTTCCATTACAAGAATGTTGGGAAGAAAACAGATTAATAGCATTCCGAAACTGGATACTATACCTTTTATGGGAAGACCAGCAAAGAACACGCAAAGAAATAATTTCTTCACTCCATAGTACTTTCCATCCCGACAACTATATCCCTGTACTTAGTGAGCTCAAAGCTACTGGTTCAGAACCATATGATTTTGATAGTAAATTTAAAAATCTCATAAAACCATTAATAGAAGAAGAACTTTTAATTGAAGAAATTGAAGAGTACCTTCTAACCGAAAAGGGTGAGGAACATCTCAAAAATTTCATAAATAGCTTCAATAACTATGATGTGCGTCGTTCTGATGCCCTACTATTGGCTATGGCACGAGATGAGAAGGAGGATATCTAA